Genomic DNA from Kluyveromyces lactis strain NRRL Y-1140 chromosome C complete sequence:
GTGTGACATTCCATGCCAAGATATAGGTCACTAGCCCCATTACAGGAATGTATAAATCAGGTGAGTTCACATCAATCCTAGGAGGTTGGAAAGAATTCGACGAGTCCGGTATACGTTGCCAATTTTTCTGTAGAAACGGGACAGTGATTAATTTAAACTTGTGAAAAACATACGAGTTAGACACCTGGAAGTAATGTGCAACACTTGAGTTCGTAGCACCGGTTGCCTTAGACATCGTTTCTTGGAATTGACTGATATTCTCTTGGCCCACAAACTGGTTGAATGCAGTTTGACCAAATTGGAATGCCATATTCGTACTGGCTGAAGGCAAGTAAGAGCCGttctgctgctgctgctgctgtgGTGTTTGTGGACCTAAACTTGGCTGTTGCATCCCATACTGCTTACCTGTTGCCGAAATATTTTTGCCTTTACCAGCGGCAGCCATACCAACATTGCTGTCACTTCCGATTTCACTGTAATAAGGATTATACGACATCTCCCAAGGCACCGCTTCAACAGATATTTTTAAGGAATGAAATTGTCGCTAACACTCCTAACAAACAAATTAGGCTGCTAAATCATAAAAAATCCGCTAGTGAAATATCCATGGCCATATTCATAAAGAACATCTATGGATCTTATCCAAAAAACATATTCCTTTaattgaaagatgttttGTCTTTTCCAAGAAGAGTACGGATTATTTTACGTCACATGACCAAAAACTATGTTACCCGTATTTTGGAATCTCACTTTTCGAAGAAATGCTTGTAGGGATCAGGGTTTTGTGAAAGAAACACGTTAAATCCAGGCAgtatggaaaaaaaaacttaACGCGTCTTATACTCATGTGAGATGAGATATAAGATGTAACATACGGCTAGCCCAAGAAGATCACAACAATAGGTGAATACCCTTTCTTCAACTGTACTAAAGGGTTCCAATCTCTGCAACTCTGTTATCTTAACTTCAATTTGTGGAGCTAGAAGATCAGGAGTGAAGCGAATAACTTTATAGCTGCAGACAAAGGGATCGAGAATGTCTGCTTTCAAAGGTTCGACGACAGCCAAGTTTGTTGGAAGAGGTAATGAATACCCCACACAAGCGAACTCGTTTGCTCAAGTAGCTCAACAGCTGTTGAACTCAAAAAAAGTGGATGAAATTGACGAGATGATGGGGTTTCCAAGGTTTATACCGTCCCCTGCTCTCTCCGATTCGAAAGTTGGTTGGTTAAGTAACATGCATCCAACGATAATATCGCAAGAAATGCTAGAAGAGGAAGGAAACTTACACTCTGCTACAGTATCTGGTATCTCTGGTGTTGATTTTTATTTCAtagatgaagaaggtgGTTCTTTTAAAACTACAGTGACATACGATCCATACTTCTTCGTATCCTGCACTGACGAGACCAGGATTCATGATATTGAGGAGtacttgaagaaaactttaGAGCAGTGTATCAAGAAAGTTGAATTAGTTCTCAAGGATGATTTGGCTATGAATAATCATCTTGTAGGTTTGAAAAAACATCTTATAAAATTGTCATTTAGTAACAGTAACCAACTGTTTGAAGCCAGGAGAATATTAAGACCAATTCTTAAGATAAACGAGGAtgaaaatgggaaaaaagATATTTATAACACAGGATCAGACTACTCGACGCGAGATGTGAAAACTTTAATCGAGGATATTAGAGAGTATGATGTCCCATACCATGTACGCGTATCCATTGATAAAAATATTCGTGTCGGTAAGTGGTATGCTGTGTCCGCCCAAGGGCTGGTcgaattggaagaaaaagtgACATTCGCCGATCCAGTCGTCCTAGCATTTGATATCGAAACTACTAAAGCACCTTTGAAGTTTCCCGACTCTGCTattgatcaaatcatgATGATCTCTTACATGATTGATGGAGAAGGTTTCCTCATTACGAACAGAGAGATTATTTCAGAAGATAtagaagattttgaatatacTCCAAAAGATGAGTACAAAGGACAATTTGCCATATTTAATGAGCCTGATGAAATGGCCCTACTGCAAAGATTTTTTGAGCATATCAGGGACGTACGACCCACTGTCATTTCTACTTTTAACGGTGACTTCTTTGATTGGCCTTTTGTAGAAAATAGAGCTAAGTTTCATGGTTTGAACAtgtttgatgaaattggtTTCGCTCCAGATTCGGAAGGAGAATACAAATCCAGTTACTGTACTCATATGGACTGCTTTAGGTGGGTTAAGCGTGATTCCTATCTACCACAGGGTTCCCAGGGTCTAAAGGCAGTCACCCAAGCTAAACTTGGCTACAACCCACTAGAATTAGATCCAGAATTAATGACACCTTATGCTTATGAAAAACCGCAGATTCTCTCCGAATATTCAGTTTCAGATGCTGTTGCAACGTACTACCTTTATATGAAATATGTTCACCCATTCATTTTTTCGCTATGTACCATTATTCCACTAAATCCAGATGAGGTGCTAAGAAAAGGTACTGGTACATTGTGTGAAATGCTTTTAATGGTTCAAGCATATCAAAATAGTGTTTTGCTACCGAACAAGCACACCGATCCTATAGAAAGATTTTATGATGGACACTTACTTGAGTCGGAAACTTACGTTGGTGGGCATGTTGAATCGTTAGAAGCAGGTGTATTTCGCAGCGATTTGAAGAACGATTTTAAGATAGATCCTACGGTAATTGACATCCTTCTTGAGGATCTACCATATGCGCTAAAGTTCTGtattgaagttgaaaacaatgggAACATGGAAGATGTCACAAACttcgaagaaatcaagCAACAAATTACAGCACAGTTAACAGACttaaaaataaacaacaaaagaaatgagcTTCCTCTTATTTATCATGTTGATGTGGCATCAATGTACCCAAATATTATGACCACCAATAGGTTACAACCAGATAGtatgaaagatgaaaaggaCTGTGCTAGTTGTGATTTCAATAGACCAGGTAAATCATGTGATCGAAGACTTAAATGGGCTTGGAGAGGTGAATTTTTCCCTGCTAAAATGGATGAATACGGCATGGTAAAACGTGCATTACAGAATGAATTATTTCCCAATAAAAATCCTAAATCTAAGAAACAGTTCTTAACTTTTGAGGAGCTTAGTTACTCTGATCAAGTCAGTCACATTAAAAAGAGATTGACTGATTACTCTAGGAAAGTGTATCACAGAGTAAAAGTTACTGAAACCGTTGAAAGAGAGGCAATCGTATGTCAAAGGGAAAATCCTTTCTATGTCAACACCGTGAGATCCTTCAGAGATAGAAGATATGAGTTCAAAGGGCTAGCTAAGTTATGGAAAGGAAAACTATCTAAAATCAAACCAGATGACGTACATTCGAAGGATGAGGCTAAAAAAATGATTGTCCTGTATGATTCTCTTCAATTAGCGCACAAAGTCATTCTTAACTCATTTTACGGCTATGTGATGAGAAAGGGTTCGCGATGGTACTCGATGGAAATGGCTGGTATTACATGTTTGACAGGTGCAAACATTATTCAAATGGCCAGATCCGTggttgaaagaattggaagacCGTTAGAATTAGACACCGATGGTATTTGGTGTATCCTTCCTAAGAGTTTTCCggaaaattttgaaatcaagCTGCGCAACGGCAAGAAACTATTTCTTTCGTATCCTTGTTCGATGCTTAACTATAAAGTTCATCAAAAATACACTaatcatcaatatcaagaCCTCGTCGACCCTATGAAGTTCAAATACCAAACAAAAAGTGATAattccattttctttgaagtcGATGGACCATATAAAGCAATGATACTGCCAacttccaaagaagaaggtaaaGGTATCAAGAAGAGATATGCTGTGTTCAACGAAGATGGTTCATTGGCTGAACTAAAAGGTTTCGAACTAAAAAGAAGAGGTGAACTACAAttaatcaaaaatttccagagtgatattttcaagttATTCCTGGAAGGAACAACCTTAGAGTCATGTTACGCTGCAGTAGCAACAGTTGCTAATAGATGGCTTGATGTATTAGATTCTAAGGGTGCAATGCTCGAAACTGAAGATCTTATTGAACTGATTTGTGAGAATAAAAGTATGTCAAAAACATTAAAGGAGTATCAGGGACAAAAGTCAACTTCCATTACCACCGCAAGAAGGCTCGGTGAATTTTTGGGGGAAGCAATGGTTAAAGACGCAGGCTTACAGTGTAAGTTTATTATCAGTTCCAAACCACATAATGCACCGGTGACAGAAAGGGCTATTCCTGTTGCTATATTTTCTTCCGATCTTCATGTTAAGCGCACATTTTTAAGGAGATGGTTATTGGACTCAAGTCTCAATGACTTTGATCCAAGGGCTATTATCGATTGGGACTATTATAGAGAAAGATTGGCTTCTGttgttcaaaaaattatcaCAATACCGGCAGCATTACAAAACATTAAAAACCCTGTACCCCGTGTTGAACATCCTGATTGGttaagaaagaaaattgcTGTTAGtgaagataaattcaaacaGACTTCCTTGAATcgtttcttcaaatctacCAAAGCTCCACCTGAAGTCAAAGATATAGAAGACTCTTTTGATGAACATTCCGCGAATAAATCACGTATCGCTAAGGTCACGTACAAGAGAAAGAGCAAAAGACGTAATGGGGATACAGCACTAGAAGAAGAGTCTTTGCTGCTACCCTCTGAAATGCCTCCGATGTTAGATGATTATGTGGGCTGGTtacaatatcaaaaaacCAAATGGAAGATCCAGCATATTGAtcgaaagaaaagagaaaagcTATTTGGTAAAACTTCACGAGCATCTGATCGGTCTGCTTTGGGCAATTTGATAAGAAAGCACGTTGAATCATATGCAGATAAAAGCTGGGAAATTTTACAATGTAAACCGTCCATCGATTTAGGTGTCGTAGAAATTTATGCTTTAATCGATAGGAAAATCCAATTGCTGAAAGTAAACATTCCCAAAACTGTACTCATGAACTTCAAGACGGAGAATTTCCCCTCGGGAGGGATTGAAAACTGTATCGTCGAAAAGTCCAACGCGGAACTGCCTAACGTGAAAGGCATCAACAATGAAAGCAGTAGTCAATTGTTTAAACTGACAATGTCAGAAGATACCTATTTCAACGAAGTTAATAAAGCATCAAGCGTATTGAACAACGAGAATGTTTTGGGAATATACGAGAGCTCAATTTCTTCGAATGAAAGAGTCATAATGCGGCTAGGGACGTGTATTCAATTCAGCTCTGAAAAAATGGGTGCGCTAGGAAAAGGTTTACAGAACGGTTTTCATATGAAGAATTTACATCCTGTTGAAGCAGATAGATATCTCCAAAGGTTTGACCTTGATATTGCCTACCTTCTACATTTTGTAACAGATATCGGCTATGAATTCTATTTCTTGTATAAAGCATGGGAAGATGTGGTAGAAATATTTGTGCTGAAACCAAGCACTCATGCTCAAGAAGTTTCTAATAAAGCTATAGAATCTCTTTACAACGAGATATACGAGAAAAAGTTCGAAAAGCTCGATAAATACTATGACTTAATCAAGATAAACAAGAACGTTTCGTTTAACGTGAATGATTATACTGAACTAAAGCGTTTACTGAAGGACCTTTCAAAGATGCTGCAAAATAttaaggaagaaaaaggaTCTCACACAATGGTGATTCTACAATCTCCATATACCCATAGAGTTGCTAAATTGTTGCAGCCTTTGAATGCCTTCCCTGTTGTTGAAATAGCTACTGCTGAAACACATTTGCCAGCTTTGAACTGGCAGGGACAATTAATGAGGAAAGCGGTCAATCACATATTGTCTCTTGGTTCTTGGATCTCAAATTTGATTACTCTCTCAAAATACAGCAACATTCCAATATGTAACCTCAAAGTCGATAATCTCGGATACATTATCGATTTGATGTACGCTCGccagttgaaaaagaacaacaTCGTTCTATGGTGGAATGATAAATCGCCGTTGCCTGACCACGGTGGCGTTGAAAGAGATTTTGACCCACGGAAAGCGGAGCTCATGACTGATTTGGTGTTCCCTATTATGAATAACCCTGATATCTATGATGACGTTATCTTCGAAATTAGTGTCTATAACTCTGTTGTGAACACTGTTTTGAGCAGCACCATGTTGAACGAGGCTGAAGGTACAGACCTTGCCCAAAATTCGACATCTAAGGAAGAATCCTTCggttttgttgaagattctttctcttcttcgGCCTTGTCAGTGCTTCGCGCACTGTTGAAAGAGCTTTGGGATGATGCCTTAGGTGATAATATCACGGCTGACTCATTAGTACACGCATTTATAGGATGGGTGTATAACCCTGACGCGAAATTATTCGATTATGCTTTGAGATATCACATCCATACTCTCACTCAAAAGGCCGTGTTACAGTTGATCAATGAATTTAAGCTGGCAGGATCATCTCTCATCTTCGCAGACAGAAACAAACTGTTAATCAAAACTCAGAAGCGTTCCGTTGAGAATTCTTACGCCTATGGGCAGTATCTCATGAAAGCGATCAGATCTAAACCAATGTTTGCCTATCTAGACTTGAAAATTGATAGATATTGGGATGTCCTGATTTGGATGGATAAGTATAATTATGGTGGTAGAGCATGTCTACAGATTGAAGATAAAGAAGTTCAGAGTTTCCAGGCTTATTCTCATTGGCATATAAAGGATTTCTTACCTGCAATTTATCAGCAAGAGTTTGATGATTGGTTAGTAGTCATACTGGATAGTATGGTTAAGACAAAGGAAGCCTATCATGAGCGAAATGCATCCACACAAAGATTAACCCAATTACCAAAGAATACACTGGCTGATAGTGACGTAGATAGTCAAACTGACTCTCTAGGCGGTTTTACCcataatttttcaaaagctcTCATCAAAAGAGCAGAGAAACTTTACAAGAACCAACAGGAATATATTCTTGATCCTAACTTCGGCAAGGATTATCTATCTCCCACAATTCCTGGGTCGCATCTAGTTGTGAAAAATCCGCTTCTTGAGTTGGTCAAATACTTATCACATATTTTATCACTTTCCAGTAATCATTTATTAGAAGGAAGGGCGCTAAGGAAAGAACTCCTAAAGACATTTGAAATACGCGAATTCGACAGATTAGCTGAATTCAAGGATCCAAGTACATCTTTTGTGATCCCTAGCTTCATATGTGAGCATTGTTCTTATATATcagatattgatatttGCAGAGAAAGTATGGAACGAGTCTTCATATGCCAGAGCTGCAACAGATCCTTGAATAAAAATCTCATTGAAGAGCATGTGATCGAACGACTTCAAGCCCAAGTTGCATCGTTTATTACCCAAGATGTTAAGTGCAATAAATGTCATAAGATCAAAGAG
This window encodes:
- the YIF1 gene encoding protein transporter YIF1 (similar to uniprot|P53845 Saccharomyces cerevisiae YNL263C), with amino-acid sequence MSYNPYYSEIGSDSNVGMAAAGKGKNISATGKQYGMQQPSLGPQTPQQQQQQNGSYLPSASTNMAFQFGQTAFNQFVGQENISQFQETMSKATGATNSSVAHYFQVSNSYVFHKFKLITVPFLQKNWQRIPDSSNSFQPPRIDVNSPDLYIPVMGLVTYILAWNVTQGLNGSFDPENLYFKLSSTLAFFLLDLIILRLGLYLLVSNTTSPVTSLVELTCYVGYKFVPLIFSMFFPASFIWLNRLAKLYLFVAFGVFLLRSIKFNLFADMGNSADFSFKKGTVKKVNYFLFVYGFFWQSVLMWLMG
- the POL2 gene encoding DNA polymerase epsilon catalytic subunit (similar to uniprot|P21951 Saccharomyces cerevisiae YNL262W POL2 Catalytic subunit of DNA polymerase epsilon one of the major chromosomal DNA replication polymerases characterized by processivity and proofreading exonuclease activity also involved in DNA synthesis during DNA repair); its protein translation is MSAFKGSTTAKFVGRGNEYPTQANSFAQVAQQLLNSKKVDEIDEMMGFPRFIPSPALSDSKVGWLSNMHPTIISQEMLEEEGNLHSATVSGISGVDFYFIDEEGGSFKTTVTYDPYFFVSCTDETRIHDIEEYLKKTLEQCIKKVELVLKDDLAMNNHLVGLKKHLIKLSFSNSNQLFEARRILRPILKINEDENGKKDIYNTGSDYSTRDVKTLIEDIREYDVPYHVRVSIDKNIRVGKWYAVSAQGLVELEEKVTFADPVVLAFDIETTKAPLKFPDSAIDQIMMISYMIDGEGFLITNREIISEDIEDFEYTPKDEYKGQFAIFNEPDEMALLQRFFEHIRDVRPTVISTFNGDFFDWPFVENRAKFHGLNMFDEIGFAPDSEGEYKSSYCTHMDCFRWVKRDSYLPQGSQGLKAVTQAKLGYNPLELDPELMTPYAYEKPQILSEYSVSDAVATYYLYMKYVHPFIFSLCTIIPLNPDEVLRKGTGTLCEMLLMVQAYQNSVLLPNKHTDPIERFYDGHLLESETYVGGHVESLEAGVFRSDLKNDFKIDPTVIDILLEDLPYALKFCIEVENNGNMEDVTNFEEIKQQITAQLTDLKINNKRNELPLIYHVDVASMYPNIMTTNRLQPDSMKDEKDCASCDFNRPGKSCDRRLKWAWRGEFFPAKMDEYGMVKRALQNELFPNKNPKSKKQFLTFEELSYSDQVSHIKKRLTDYSRKVYHRVKVTETVEREAIVCQRENPFYVNTVRSFRDRRYEFKGLAKLWKGKLSKIKPDDVHSKDEAKKMIVLYDSLQLAHKVILNSFYGYVMRKGSRWYSMEMAGITCLTGANIIQMARSVVERIGRPLELDTDGIWCILPKSFPENFEIKLRNGKKLFLSYPCSMLNYKVHQKYTNHQYQDLVDPMKFKYQTKSDNSIFFEVDGPYKAMILPTSKEEGKGIKKRYAVFNEDGSLAELKGFELKRRGELQLIKNFQSDIFKLFLEGTTLESCYAAVATVANRWLDVLDSKGAMLETEDLIELICENKSMSKTLKEYQGQKSTSITTARRLGEFLGEAMVKDAGLQCKFIISSKPHNAPVTERAIPVAIFSSDLHVKRTFLRRWLLDSSLNDFDPRAIIDWDYYRERLASVVQKIITIPAALQNIKNPVPRVEHPDWLRKKIAVSEDKFKQTSLNRFFKSTKAPPEVKDIEDSFDEHSANKSRIAKVTYKRKSKRRNGDTALEEESLLLPSEMPPMLDDYVGWLQYQKTKWKIQHIDRKKREKLFGKTSRASDRSALGNLIRKHVESYADKSWEILQCKPSIDLGVVEIYALIDRKIQLLKVNIPKTVLMNFKTENFPSGGIENCIVEKSNAELPNVKGINNESSSQLFKLTMSEDTYFNEVNKASSVLNNENVLGIYESSISSNERVIMRLGTCIQFSSEKMGALGKGLQNGFHMKNLHPVEADRYLQRFDLDIAYLLHFVTDIGYEFYFLYKAWEDVVEIFVLKPSTHAQEVSNKAIESLYNEIYEKKFEKLDKYYDLIKINKNVSFNVNDYTELKRLLKDLSKMLQNIKEEKGSHTMVILQSPYTHRVAKLLQPLNAFPVVEIATAETHLPALNWQGQLMRKAVNHILSLGSWISNLITLSKYSNIPICNLKVDNLGYIIDLMYARQLKKNNIVLWWNDKSPLPDHGGVERDFDPRKAELMTDLVFPIMNNPDIYDDVIFEISVYNSVVNTVLSSTMLNEAEGTDLAQNSTSKEESFGFVEDSFSSSALSVLRALLKELWDDALGDNITADSLVHAFIGWVYNPDAKLFDYALRYHIHTLTQKAVLQLINEFKLAGSSLIFADRNKLLIKTQKRSVENSYAYGQYLMKAIRSKPMFAYLDLKIDRYWDVLIWMDKYNYGGRACLQIEDKEVQSFQAYSHWHIKDFLPAIYQQEFDDWLVVILDSMVKTKEAYHERNASTQRLTQLPKNTLADSDVDSQTDSLGGFTHNFSKALIKRAEKLYKNQQEYILDPNFGKDYLSPTIPGSHLVVKNPLLELVKYLSHILSLSSNHLLEGRALRKELLKTFEIREFDRLAEFKDPSTSFVIPSFICEHCSYISDIDICRESMERVFICQSCNRSLNKNLIEEHVIERLQAQVASFITQDVKCNKCHKIKEDAMSPYCPCSGKWELAVSKESFMAQLQIFKNLAESFDFRTLKETLNDFL